GGGCGTCAGTTGATGCGTGTGTTGCCGCGGATCAACGACGAGGTGAACGAGGAATGGGCGCACGACAAGACGCGTCACCATGTCGACGCATTGGTGCGCGGTCGTCTCGATCGCCCGTGGGCTCGCGTTGACGGCAAGCTCCAGGAGACGACGTGGGGCGAGGCGCTTGACCTGTTCGCGGCGAAGTTTCGTGAGGCAGGAGCGAGCGTCGCCGCGGTCGCTGGCGACCTTCTCGACGCCGAGACGATGTATGCGGCGAAGGCGCTGCTCGCGGGGGCGGGGTCGTCGCTTCTCGAGGGTCGACAGACCGGGTTGGACTATGACGTAACTTCGCTAGGCGCGGTGCGGTTCAACACGCCGCTGGCCGATCTGGAAAACGCCGACGTCGTGCTGCTGGTCGGCAGCAACGTCCGCTGGGAAGCGCCGCTGGTCAACACGCGCCTCCGCAAGGCCGTTCGCCGCGGTGCGAAGGTCTATGCCATTGGGCCGCAGGTCGACCTGACCTATGACGTCGAGTGGCTTGGCGACAATTTGTCGTTGCTTGGCAAGCTGCCGAAGGCGGCCGCCGACGCGATCACGAGCGCCTCAAGGCCAGTGATGATCGTCGGGCCGGGCGCGCTCGGTGCCGGGGCACTTGGCGCCGCGGTCAAGGCGGCAGCTCCCTTCGTCAAGGACGGCTGGAACGGCTTCAACGTCTTGCATACCGCGGCAGCGCGGATGGCGGGGCTCATGCTCGGCTTCGCGCAGGCCGGCGGGATCGCCGACCTTGAGAAGGCATCGCCGAAGTTGGTCCTTCTGCTTGGTGCCGACGAAGTCGCTGCCGGCCACTTCAAGGGCGCTTTCAAGATTTACGTCGGTCACCACGGCGACAAGGGCGCGGCGCAGGCCGACCTCGTGCTTCCGGGTGCCGCCTACAGCGAAAAGCATGGCACTTACGTCAATATCGAAGGCCGTGTGCAGCGGTCGGAGCGCGCGACCTTCCCGCCGGGCGATGCCCGCGAGGACTGGACGATCCTGCGCGCGCTCAGCGACCTCGTCGGCCAGCCGTTACCATTCGACCGCTTCGACCAACTTCGCGCCGCGATGATCGCCGATACTCCCGCGCTGGGTCAGGAAGGCATCGTCGACTTTGGTTGGAGCCCGCCAGCACTTGGTGGCGAGGTGTCGGGCGCGGTCACTTATCCGATCCAGGACTTCTACCTGACCAATGCCATCTGCCGGGCCAGCCCGACGATGCGGCGTTGTTCGGAGGAATTGGTCCGGGGCAACGACTATCTGGAGGCTGCGGAATGACCGCGACGTTCCAGAATTGGGGGATGACCTACGATTGGGCGTGGTTCGTCGCGACCATCGTCGGCATCCTCGTCATCGCGTTGCCCCTGATGCTGGCGGTGGCAATGGTCATATATGCCGAACGCAAGATCTGGGCCGCGATCGCGCTTCGCCGGGGACCGAACGTCGTCGGGCCGTTCGGCCTGTTGCAGAGCTTCGCCGACGGCTTGAAGGTATTCCTGAAGGAAACCATCATCCCGTCGAGCGCGAACAAAGGCCTGTTCCTGATCGCGCCGATTATTACCTTCACGGTCGCGCTAATCGTGTGGGCGGTGGTGCCGTTCGACGTCGGCGTGGTGCTGACCGACATCAACGTCGGGCTGCTCTACATCCTCGCGGCGTCCTCACTGGGCGTGTACGGCGTCATCATCGCGGGCTGGGCATCCAACTCAAAGTATCCATTCTTCTCGGCGCTGCGTGCGGCCGCGCAGATGGTCAGCTACGAAGTGTCGATCGGGTTCGTCCTGATTTGCGTCGTGCTCTACTCGGGCACCTTCAACCTGACCCAGATCGTGCTGCAGCAGACGGGGAACAGCGGATTCGGCTTGCTGAACGGTTTTGGTTTCGAGCCGCTGCTGTTCCCGATGGCGATCGTCTTCCTGATCAGCTCGATGGCCGAAACCTTCCGCACGCCGTTCGATCTGGTCGAAGCGGAGAGCGAATTGGTCGCGGGTCACCAGACCGAATATTCAAGCATGTCCTTCGCGCTGTTCTGGCTTGGCGAATATGCCAACGTCATCCTGATGTGCGCGCTCAATGCGATCCTGTTCTGGGGCGGGTTCCTGCCGCCGCTCAACATCGACCTCATTCCGTGGTTCGACGTTCCGGGAATCGTCTGGCTGCTGCTGAAGATGTGCTTCTTCTTCTTCGTCTTCGGTTGGGTGAAGGCGACGGTGCCGAGGTATCGTTACGATCAGCTGATGCGGCTTGGCTGGAAGATTTTCCTTCCGCTCAGCCTGTTGTTCGTGGTCCTGATCTCGGGCTGGCGGATGTTCACCGTTTACGGAGTGCCGGCATGATCGCGCGCACCATCAAGGCGTTCACCCTGTGGGAATTCCTCAAGGCGCATGTCGTGACCTTGAAGTATTTCTTCAAACCCAAGGTGACGATCAACTACCCGTTTGAGAAGGTGCCGCAGAGCCCCCGCTTCCGCGGCGAGCATGCGTTGCGCCGTTACCCGAATGGGGAAGAACGCTGCATCGCGTGCAAGCTGTGCGAGGCAATCTGCCCCGCGCAGGCGATCACGATCGAGGCCGAACCGCGCGACGATGGTAGCCGCCGGACGACGCGATACGACATCGACATGGTCAAATGCATCTATTGCGGCCTGTGCGCAGAGGCATGCCCCGTGGACGCGATCGTCGAAGGACCGAATCTCGAATTCGCGACCGAAACGCGCGAGGAACTGCTGTACGACAAGGCGAAATTGCTGGCCAATGGCGACCGTTGGGAAGGGGCCATCGCGGCCAACCTTGCCGCCGACGCGGCCTATCGGTAGGGCGCGCGCCAACCCATGATTGCCATCCTCGCCTTTTACCTGTTCGCGACGCTCACCATCGCTTCGGCGGTGCTCGTGATTTTCGCGCGCAATCCGGTTCACAGCGTGCTGTGGCTGATCGTCGCCTTCTTCAACGCCGCGGGCCTGTTTCTGCTGCTTGGGGCCGAGTTCATCGCGATGCTGCTGGTCATCGTCTACGTGGGCGCGGTCGCAGTGCTGTTCCTGTTCATCGTCATGATGCTCGACGTCGACTTTGCTGCACTCCGTTCTGGCTTCACGCGCAACCTGCCATTCGGTCTGCTGATTGCGCTCGTCTTGCTGGCCGAGATTGTGATCGCGGTGTCGGCCTGGAAGGCGGGACCGGTTACCGGCGCACCGGTGCCGACGGGCAACGTCCAGCCCAACATCGTTGCGCTTGGCGAGATGCTGTACACGCGCTTCCTGTTCCCGTTCGAACTTGCCGGCCTGATCCTGCTGGTCGCGATGATCGGCGCGATCGTGCTGACGCACCGCAGCCGCGGCGACGTTCGCGGCCAGAAGGTTTCGCGCCAGGTTGACCGCGTTCCGGGCGAAGCGACCCGCAACATGCAGCCCGGCGTGGGCGAGGGGATGTCGCTGTGATCGGCTTGACTCACTATCTGACCGTCGCCGCGATCCTCTTCACGATCGGCGTGCTCGGTATTTTCCTCAACCGCCGCAACATCATCCTGATGCTGATGGCGATCGAGTTGATCTTGCTCGCGGTGAACATCAACCTCGTCGCGTTCAGCGCCTATTTGGGCGACCTGACCGGCCAGGTATTCGCGATGTTCGTGCTGACCGTTGCTGCGGCGGAGGCCGCGATCGGCCTCGCCATCCTCGTCATTTTCTTCCGTCGCCGCGGCTCGATCGCAGTCGACGACGTCAACCGGATGCGCGGCTAAGATGCACCCCATCGTCCTGATCGTTTTCCTGCCGCTAATCGCCGCGCTGGTCGCGGGGCTAGGCGGTCGCGTGATCGGCAAGCCGGCGGCGAAGATCGTCACCACCGGCGCGCTATTCATCTCCTGTGCGCTCAGCTGGCCGATCTTTCTGTCGTTCCTGGGCGGAAGCGCGGAGGCGCAGGTCGTTCCGGTGCTCGACTGGATCCGGTCGGGCGCCATGGTCGTCGATTGGGCGCTTCGGGTCGACACGCTGACGGCGGTGATGCTGGTGGTGGTCACGACGGTGTCGAGCCTCGTCCACCTCTATAGCTGGGGCTATATGAGCGAGGATCCCAGCCAGCCTCGCTTCTTCGCATGTCTCTCGTTGTTCACCTTCGCGATGCTCATGCTCGTGACCGCGGACAGCCTCGTGCAGATGTTCTTCGGATGGGAAGGCGTCGGCCTCGCGTCCTACCTCTTGATCGGCTTCTGGTATCACAAGCCCTCGGCCAACGCCGCGGCGATGAAGGCGTTCGTCGTCAACCGCGTCGGCGACTTCGGCTTTAGCCTCGGCATCTTCGGAACGTTCCTGGTCTTCGGAACGGTCTCGATCCCGGCGATCCTCGCCGCCGCGCCGTCGATGGCGGGTTCGACGATCGGGTTTGCCGGCATGACCGTCGATACGATGACCTTGCTCTGCCTTCTGCTCTTCGTCGGTGCGATGGGCAAGTCGGCACAGCTCGGCCTCCACACATGGCTTCCCGACGCGATGGAAGGTCCGACCCCGGTCAGCGCGCTGATCCACGCGGCAACGATGGTCACCGCCGGCGTCTTCATGGTCTGCCGCTTGTCGCCGATGTTCGAAGTGTCGCCGACCGCACTGACCGTCGTCACCTACGTCGGCGCCGCGACCGCGATCTTCGCAGCAACCGTCGGCACGGTGCAGAACGATATCAAGCGCGTGATCGCCTATTCGACCTGCAGCCAACTCGGCTACATGTTCTTCGCCGCCGGCGTCGGCGCCTATGGCGCGGCGATGTTCCACCTGTTCACGCACGCCTTCTTCAAGGCGCTGCTGTTCTTGGGCGCGGGCTCGGTCATCCATGCCATGCACCATGAACAGGACATGCGGTTTTACGGCGGGCTGCGGAAGGAAATTCCGCTGACGTTTTGGGCGATGGTTGCCGGCACGCTGGCGATTACCGGCGTCGGCCTGTTCGGGATCGGGTTCGCGGGCTACTGGTCCAAGGACAACATCATCGAGAGCGCGTTCGCCAGCGGCAGCGTGCACGGCGGGTTTGCTTATTTCATCGGCATCCTCGCGGCGCTGTTGACGAGCTTCTACTCGTGGCGACTGATCTTCCTGACCTTCTTCGGCAAGCCACGCTGGGCGGGCAGCGAGCACATCCAGCACGCGACACATCACCACCACGAGGATGAGGCCGAGGAAGTTTCAGATCACGACAGCGCGCACGACCATCCGGTCAAGGCCGTCGATGGGACCGCGGGCTATCACCCGCACGAAAGCCCGTGGACGATGCTGGTGCCGCTCGCGTTGCTGTCGATCGGTGCGATTTTCGCCGGGCAGATCTTCCATCATGCCTTCGTCGATGCCGAAGGCGGACTGGAATTCTGGCGCGGCAGCCTGGCCTTCGACAGTCATCTTGCGCATGCGGCGCATGAAGTACCGGCCTGGGTCAAATATTCGCCGTTCGCCGTCATGCTGATCGGCCTCGCCATTGCCTATCGCAACTATATTGCCCGACCCGACGCGCCGGCGGCGTTCGTCGCGATGTTCGGCGGGATTCACACCTTCCTGATGCACAAATGGTATTTCGACGAATTGTACGATGCGATCTTCGTTCGCCCTTCGATGGCGCTGGGCCGCTTCTTCTGGAAGCGCGGTGACGAACAGACGATCGATCGCTTCGGGCCGCACGGCGCGGCCACCTTGGTGGGCGTCGGCAATCGGGTCACCGCCCGACTGCAATCCGGCTACGTCACCAGCTATGCGCTCGTCATGCTTCTCGGCCTGATCGGCGCCGCCACCTGGGTGTTCTGGTGGGCTCGATGAACGGACTTCCCTTGCTGTCGATCCTGATCCTCGTTCCGCTCCTGGCAGGCGTGATTGCGCTGTTCCTGTCGGCTAGCGGAGCGCGATGGATCGCGCTGCTGGCGACGCTGGTGAACCTTGGCCTCGGCATTCTGATGTGGTCGGCGTTCGACCCCGCCGGGCCACAGTGGCAGTTCGTCGAGAACGTCAGCCTGGGCAGCACGCTGTCGTGGGCATTGGGGATCGACGGCATCGCGCTGATGCTCATCATGCTCAGCGTCTTCCTGATGCCAATCTGTATCGGCGCTTCATGGCGCGCGATCGAGAAGCGCGTGCCAGAATATATGGCAGCCTTCCTGCTGATGGAGGCGCTGATGATCGGCGTCTTCGCGGCGCAGGATCTGCTGTTGTTCTACATCATGTTCGAAGGCGGCCTGATCCCGATGTACCTGATCATCGGCATCTGGGGCGGTGCCGACCGGATCAAGGCCAGCTACAAGTTCTTCCTCTACACGCTCGCCGGGTCGGTGCTGATGCTGGTCGCGATGCTGGCGATGATCCTGACCGCGGGGACCAGCAGCATTCCGGAACTGATGGCCTACGACTTCGCGCCGTCGCTGCAGTGGTGGTTGTGGCTTGCCTTCTTCGCGAGCTTCGCCGTGAAGATGCCGATGTGGCCGGTCCACACCTGGCTTCCCGACGCGCACGTTCAGGCGCCGACTGCTGGCTCGGTCATCCTTGCCGGCGTCCTGTTGAAGATGGGCGGATACGGCTTCATCCGGTTTAGTCTGCCGATGTTCCCGGAAGCATCCGCGCAATTCGTGCCGTTCGTGTTTGTCCTCAGCGGGATCGCGGTGGTTGTCACCAGCCTGATCGCGCTGGTCCAACACGACATGAAGAAGCTGATCGCCTATTCCTCGGTCGCGCACATGGCATTCGTGACCTTCGGCCTGTTCGCCTTCAACCGTCAGGGGATCGAGGGCGCGCTGATCGTGATGCTCAGCCACGGGCTCGTGTCCGGTGCCTTATTCCTGTGCGTCGGCGTGATCTACGACCGCCTGCACACCCGCGAAATTGCGCGCTACGGCGGGCTGGCGGACAACATGCCGATCTATGCGCTGCTGTTCCTGCTGTTCACTATGGCCAGCGTCGGACTGCCCGGGACCAGCGGCTTCGTCGGCGAGTTCCTTAGCCTCGTCGGCACCTATGAGGTGTCGAGCAGGGCCGCGATCGTCGCGACGACCGGGATCATCCTGGGCGCGGCGTACATGCTCTACCTTTACTGGCGCGTCTGTTTCGGGACGCAGCGCAATGCCGACGCGGCGGCGATGAAGGACCTCGACGCACGCGAATTGTGGCTGCTCGCCCCGATCGCGGCTGCGGTGCTGTGGATGGGCGTTTATCCGGAAAGCTTCCTGCGGCCCATGCGTGCCGACGTCGGGCGCCTGCTCGAGCGGATCGAGCGGTCAAAGCCGGAAGGCGACGCGCATATCACGGCCGGAAAGCCGGTCGCGGCCGCACCCCATGACGCGGCGGAGTCGCACTGATGAATTTCGCCGCCATTCTTCCGGAAATGATCCTTACCATCGGCGCGATCGTGCTGATGATGGTCGCGGCCTTTGCCGGCAAGCGCGGAGCGTCGCTCACGACGTGGGCATCGGTCGTCCTGCTGCTGGTCGCCGCAGTGACACTGGCGGGCGCGCCGCAGACCGACGGGCCGCTGTTCGGGGGGCTGATCGTTGCCGACGCCTTCGGCGCGTTCGGCAAGTTGCTAATCTATCTGGCCGCCGCGGTCGCAATTGTGGCCGCGCACCACTGGTTTGAACGCGACTTCGAGCATGCCGCCGAATATCCGGTGCTGGTCTTGCTGTCCGCGGTTGGCATGTCGGTCATGGTCTCGTCGACCAACTTGATGACCCTCTACGTCGGCCTCGAATTGCAGAGCCTGTCGGCCTATGTACTCGCTGCCTATCGCCGTACCGACGACCGGTCGGCGGAGGCGGGGCTGAAGTATTTCGTCCTTGGAGCGTTGGCGTCGGGAATCCTGCTTTACGGCATCTCGCTGCTGTACGGCTTCACCGGAACGACGCAGTTCGAAGGCATCGCCGCCGCCTTTGCGCGCGACGGAGACGCTTCGATCGGTCTTCTGTTCGGCTTGGTGTTCACGCTCGCGGGACTGGCGTTCAAGATCAGCGCGGTCCCGTTCCACATGTGGACGCCCGACGTCTACGAGGGCGCACCGACCCCGGTGACGGCATTCTTCGCGTCCGCTCCCAAGGTCGCGGCGATGTTGCTCGGTGTTCGCCTGTGCCTCGACGCGCTCGGCCCGGCGATCGACGCTTGGCGGCAGATCATGACCTTTGCGGCGCTGGCTTCGATCCTGCTTGGTGCGGTGGCGGCCTATGGGCAGACCAATATCAAGCGGCTTCTCGCTTACTCGTCGATCAACAACGTCGGATTTGCGTTGATCGGCTTGGTCGCGGGCGGCGTTGCGGGAGCAAGCTCGGTCCTCTTCTACATGACCGTCTATGTCGTGATGACGCTTGGCGCCTTCCTTTGCGTCCTCCGCATCCGCGGTGAGGATGGCGAGCCGCTGGAAAGCATCGACAGCCTGTCGGGCTTGTCGCAATCGCGACCGGCGCTGGCGGCGGGTCTCGCGATCTTCATGTTCAGTCTGGCGGGCATCCCGCCGCTGCTCGGTTTCTGGCCAAAGCTCGTCGTCTTCCAGGCGGCGATCGGCGAGGGGCTCTACGCGCTTGCGGTGGCCGGTTTCCTCGGCTCGGTCATCGGTGCTTATTACTACATCAAGATCGTCAAGGTGATGTATTTCGACGCACCCGGCCGCGCGCTGGCCAAGGGCGGTAACCGCCTTGAGGGCGTTCTGATCGCGCTGGCCGCGCTGTTCGTGTCGCCACTCGGCTATCTCCTGATTGGTCCGCTCGGCGACATGACCGATCGCGCCGCGGGGTCGCTGTTCTGAGCCGAATCCGGATCGTCGAGCGAACAGGCTCGACCAATTCGGACCTGTTATCCGACGACCAGGCAATTGAAGGCGATTGGCTGATCGCGCTTGTTCAGGATGGCGGTCGGGGCAGGCATGGCCGCGTCTGGCAGAGCGTCGATGGCAACTTCCTGGGGTCGACCTTGGTTCAGGTCCGCGCTGGCGATCCCTCGTCGCCGGCATTGGCCCTTGCGGCGGGCCTGGCCCTGATCGAGGCACTGGACAGCGTCGCTTCCGCAGCTCCTTTGTCGCTCAAGTGGCCGAACGACCTGATGCTCGGCAACGCCAAGCTTGCGGGCATCCTGCTTGAACGATCAGGCCAGCGGATCGTCGCGGGGTTTGGCGTCAACCTCGCCGCCGCGCCCGAGATTGGCGGTCGCCGTACGACTGCGCTTGCGCCACTGGCGACGATAGCACCGCAGGCATTTGCGCCGCTGCTGGCGGCAAGCTTCGCGCGGATGCTGGCAAGCTGGCGTCACTCGAATCCCGCGTCGTTTGCCCAGGCCTGGCAGGCGCGGGCGCATCCGATCGGCACGCCACTCGAAGTGCACAGCGGGCCCGGGCAGCGCGTTGCGGGTCGCTTCGCGGGGATTGAGCCCGATGGGGCGATGCGCCTCACGCTTCCCGATGGCGCCACCGAGATCGTCCGCGCGGGCGACGTCAGCTTCGCGTGACCCTCGCCATCGCGCACAAGTCGGTCTAGGGGTCCGCCATGCTGCTCGCGATCGATGCCGGGAATACCAATCTTGTGTTCGCGCTGGTCGACGACGGCGGGGAGATTCGTGCCCGCTGGCGCATCGCCACCGATGCGCGCCGGACGGCCGACCAATACGCCGTGTGGCTCTTCCAACTGCTCGAACTCGAAGGCTTTCCCAAGGACGCGGTGACAAAGGTCATCATCGGCACCGTGGTCCCTCGCGCGCTTCACAATCTCGAGGTGCTCGCACAGAAGTACTTCAAGGTGACGCCGCAGGTTGCGGGGCAAGGCGAAGCGGGATGGCCGATCGCACTCGACGTGCCTGATCCTTCCAGTGTGGGTGCGGATCGCGCGCTCAACGCCATCGCGGCGCATTCGGTCCATGAGGGCGACCTTGTCGTCATCGACTTCGGCACCGCGACGACCTTCGACGTCGTCGATTATTCGGGCGCCTACAAGGGCGGCATCATCGCGCCCGGGATCAATCTGAGCCTCGATGCGCTCGTATCCGCGGCTGCCAAGCTGCCGCGCATCGCCATTGAAGCGCCGAAAGACGATAGCGTTGTCGGGCGCACCACCGAACACCAGATGCAGATTGGCGTCTATTGGGGATATATCGCGATGATTGAAGGATTGGTTGGCAGGCTGAAGGCCGAGATCGGGCGGCCCGTCACGGTCATTGCCACCGGAGGACTCGCCATCCTGTTCGACAAGCACACGAACGCCTTCGACGCGGTCGAGGATGACCTGACCATTCGCGGCCTCGCAATGCTCGCGCAGAGGACCGTGCGATGACCCCGGGCGAAGAGCTGCTGTTCTGCGCGCTCGGCGGGTCGGGCGAGATCGGCATGAACGTCAATCTCTACGGCTGCCGCGGCAAGTGGATGATGGTCGACCTCGGCATCAGCTTTGCCGATCACGACTATCCGGGCGTCGAACTGATACTGCCGGACCTAGAGTTCATCGAAAAGCGGATGGACGACCTAGTCGGCATCGTGCTGACGCACGGTCACGAAGATCACATCGGCGCGCTGCCCTACATGGCCGCCGACCTCAAGGTGCCATTGTACGCCACGCCATTCACGGCCGGGCTGATCGCGGGGAAGCTGGAGGAAGAGGGGCTCACCGGTCAGGTGAAACTCCGCGTCATCGAACGTGGCGGCTCAATCGACCTCGCGCCGTTCCGCGTTACCTACGTTCCGCTCGCGCATTCGATACCCGAATCCAACGGGCTGGTCATCGAGACGCCGCTCGGCACGGTGTTTCACACCGGCGACTGGAAGCTGGACGAAGCGCCTGTCCTCGCCACGCCCGCTTCTCCGAAGCAATTGTCGGCGATCGGCGATGCGGGCGTGCTCGCACTGGTCTGCGATTCAACCAACACTTTCCAGGCCGAGCCCTCTGGAAGCGAATCGAGCGTCTACGACGGCCTGCTGCAGGAAGTGACGAATGCGCTCGGCCGCGTCGTCGTCACGACCTTTGCGTCCAACGCGGCGCGGCTTGATACGCTCGGCCGCGTTGCCGAGGCCGCCGGGCGGCGGATCTGCGTTGCGGGGCGGAGTCTCGATCGGATCCTGAAGGTCGCCAAGGCTACCGGATACCTGCGCGACTTCCCTGAGCCCATCCGCTTCGACGAGGCGATGCGGCTGCCGCGCAACGAGGTGCTGATCGTCGCCACGGGCGGGCAGGGTGAACCGCGCGCGGCGCTCGGTCGGATTGCGTTCGACACGCACGAGATCAAGCTCAAGGAAGGCGACACGGTCATCTTCTCGTCGAAGCAGATCCCGGGTAACGAGGTCGCGATCGGCCGGATCATGAATGCCCTCAGCGAGCTCGGCGTCCTGATCGTGACTGAGCGCCAGGCACACGTCCACGTGTCGGGCCACCCCGGTCGGCCGGAACTTGCGGCGATGTACAAGTGGATCCGGCCGCAGATGCTCGTTCCTGTTCACGGCGAACCGCGCCATTTGCGCGAACA
Above is a genomic segment from Sphingomonas sp. LY29 containing:
- the nuoH gene encoding NADH-quinone oxidoreductase subunit NuoH translates to MTATFQNWGMTYDWAWFVATIVGILVIALPLMLAVAMVIYAERKIWAAIALRRGPNVVGPFGLLQSFADGLKVFLKETIIPSSANKGLFLIAPIITFTVALIVWAVVPFDVGVVLTDINVGLLYILAASSLGVYGVIIAGWASNSKYPFFSALRAAAQMVSYEVSIGFVLICVVLYSGTFNLTQIVLQQTGNSGFGLLNGFGFEPLLFPMAIVFLISSMAETFRTPFDLVEAESELVAGHQTEYSSMSFALFWLGEYANVILMCALNAILFWGGFLPPLNIDLIPWFDVPGIVWLLLKMCFFFFVFGWVKATVPRYRYDQLMRLGWKIFLPLSLLFVVLISGWRMFTVYGVPA
- the nuoN gene encoding NADH-quinone oxidoreductase subunit NuoN, which translates into the protein MNFAAILPEMILTIGAIVLMMVAAFAGKRGASLTTWASVVLLLVAAVTLAGAPQTDGPLFGGLIVADAFGAFGKLLIYLAAAVAIVAAHHWFERDFEHAAEYPVLVLLSAVGMSVMVSSTNLMTLYVGLELQSLSAYVLAAYRRTDDRSAEAGLKYFVLGALASGILLYGISLLYGFTGTTQFEGIAAAFARDGDASIGLLFGLVFTLAGLAFKISAVPFHMWTPDVYEGAPTPVTAFFASAPKVAAMLLGVRLCLDALGPAIDAWRQIMTFAALASILLGAVAAYGQTNIKRLLAYSSINNVGFALIGLVAGGVAGASSVLFYMTVYVVMTLGAFLCVLRIRGEDGEPLESIDSLSGLSQSRPALAAGLAIFMFSLAGIPPLLGFWPKLVVFQAAIGEGLYALAVAGFLGSVIGAYYYIKIVKVMYFDAPGRALAKGGNRLEGVLIALAALFVSPLGYLLIGPLGDMTDRAAGSLF
- a CDS encoding biotin--[acetyl-CoA-carboxylase] ligase produces the protein MVERTGSTNSDLLSDDQAIEGDWLIALVQDGGRGRHGRVWQSVDGNFLGSTLVQVRAGDPSSPALALAAGLALIEALDSVASAAPLSLKWPNDLMLGNAKLAGILLERSGQRIVAGFGVNLAAAPEIGGRRTTALAPLATIAPQAFAPLLAASFARMLASWRHSNPASFAQAWQARAHPIGTPLEVHSGPGQRVAGRFAGIEPDGAMRLTLPDGATEIVRAGDVSFA
- the nuoL gene encoding NADH-quinone oxidoreductase subunit L, producing the protein MHPIVLIVFLPLIAALVAGLGGRVIGKPAAKIVTTGALFISCALSWPIFLSFLGGSAEAQVVPVLDWIRSGAMVVDWALRVDTLTAVMLVVVTTVSSLVHLYSWGYMSEDPSQPRFFACLSLFTFAMLMLVTADSLVQMFFGWEGVGLASYLLIGFWYHKPSANAAAMKAFVVNRVGDFGFSLGIFGTFLVFGTVSIPAILAAAPSMAGSTIGFAGMTVDTMTLLCLLLFVGAMGKSAQLGLHTWLPDAMEGPTPVSALIHAATMVTAGVFMVCRLSPMFEVSPTALTVVTYVGAATAIFAATVGTVQNDIKRVIAYSTCSQLGYMFFAAGVGAYGAAMFHLFTHAFFKALLFLGAGSVIHAMHHEQDMRFYGGLRKEIPLTFWAMVAGTLAITGVGLFGIGFAGYWSKDNIIESAFASGSVHGGFAYFIGILAALLTSFYSWRLIFLTFFGKPRWAGSEHIQHATHHHHEDEAEEVSDHDSAHDHPVKAVDGTAGYHPHESPWTMLVPLALLSIGAIFAGQIFHHAFVDAEGGLEFWRGSLAFDSHLAHAAHEVPAWVKYSPFAVMLIGLAIAYRNYIARPDAPAAFVAMFGGIHTFLMHKWYFDELYDAIFVRPSMALGRFFWKRGDEQTIDRFGPHGAATLVGVGNRVTARLQSGYVTSYALVMLLGLIGAATWVFWWAR
- the nuoG gene encoding NADH-quinone oxidoreductase subunit NuoG, which codes for MPKVTVDGVEIEVPQGATVLQACELAGKEIPRFCYHERLSIAGNCRMCLVEVAPGPPKPQASCALPAADGQTIRTDTAMVKKAREGVMEFLLINHPLDCPICDQGGECDLQDQAMAYGRGHSRYDEYKRAVDDKYMGPIVKTAMTRCIQCTRCIRFADEVAGTPEMGMLFRGEDSQVTSYLEKALVSELSGNLVDLCPVGALLSKPYSFEARPWELRKVPGIDVMDAVGTNIRMDVRGRQLMRVLPRINDEVNEEWAHDKTRHHVDALVRGRLDRPWARVDGKLQETTWGEALDLFAAKFREAGASVAAVAGDLLDAETMYAAKALLAGAGSSLLEGRQTGLDYDVTSLGAVRFNTPLADLENADVVLLVGSNVRWEAPLVNTRLRKAVRRGAKVYAIGPQVDLTYDVEWLGDNLSLLGKLPKAAADAITSASRPVMIVGPGALGAGALGAAVKAAAPFVKDGWNGFNVLHTAAARMAGLMLGFAQAGGIADLEKASPKLVLLLGADEVAAGHFKGAFKIYVGHHGDKGAAQADLVLPGAAYSEKHGTYVNIEGRVQRSERATFPPGDAREDWTILRALSDLVGQPLPFDRFDQLRAAMIADTPALGQEGIVDFGWSPPALGGEVSGAVTYPIQDFYLTNAICRASPTMRRCSEELVRGNDYLEAAE
- a CDS encoding type III pantothenate kinase, with protein sequence MLLAIDAGNTNLVFALVDDGGEIRARWRIATDARRTADQYAVWLFQLLELEGFPKDAVTKVIIGTVVPRALHNLEVLAQKYFKVTPQVAGQGEAGWPIALDVPDPSSVGADRALNAIAAHSVHEGDLVVIDFGTATTFDVVDYSGAYKGGIIAPGINLSLDALVSAAAKLPRIAIEAPKDDSVVGRTTEHQMQIGVYWGYIAMIEGLVGRLKAEIGRPVTVIATGGLAILFDKHTNAFDAVEDDLTIRGLAMLAQRTVR
- the nuoI gene encoding NADH-quinone oxidoreductase subunit NuoI — translated: MIARTIKAFTLWEFLKAHVVTLKYFFKPKVTINYPFEKVPQSPRFRGEHALRRYPNGEERCIACKLCEAICPAQAITIEAEPRDDGSRRTTRYDIDMVKCIYCGLCAEACPVDAIVEGPNLEFATETREELLYDKAKLLANGDRWEGAIAANLAADAAYR
- a CDS encoding NADH-quinone oxidoreductase subunit M; this encodes MNGLPLLSILILVPLLAGVIALFLSASGARWIALLATLVNLGLGILMWSAFDPAGPQWQFVENVSLGSTLSWALGIDGIALMLIMLSVFLMPICIGASWRAIEKRVPEYMAAFLLMEALMIGVFAAQDLLLFYIMFEGGLIPMYLIIGIWGGADRIKASYKFFLYTLAGSVLMLVAMLAMILTAGTSSIPELMAYDFAPSLQWWLWLAFFASFAVKMPMWPVHTWLPDAHVQAPTAGSVILAGVLLKMGGYGFIRFSLPMFPEASAQFVPFVFVLSGIAVVVTSLIALVQHDMKKLIAYSSVAHMAFVTFGLFAFNRQGIEGALIVMLSHGLVSGALFLCVGVIYDRLHTREIARYGGLADNMPIYALLFLLFTMASVGLPGTSGFVGEFLSLVGTYEVSSRAAIVATTGIILGAAYMLYLYWRVCFGTQRNADAAAMKDLDARELWLLAPIAAAVLWMGVYPESFLRPMRADVGRLLERIERSKPEGDAHITAGKPVAAAPHDAAESH
- the nuoK gene encoding NADH-quinone oxidoreductase subunit NuoK; the encoded protein is MIGLTHYLTVAAILFTIGVLGIFLNRRNIILMLMAIELILLAVNINLVAFSAYLGDLTGQVFAMFVLTVAAAEAAIGLAILVIFFRRRGSIAVDDVNRMRG
- a CDS encoding NADH-quinone oxidoreductase subunit J; amino-acid sequence: MIAILAFYLFATLTIASAVLVIFARNPVHSVLWLIVAFFNAAGLFLLLGAEFIAMLLVIVYVGAVAVLFLFIVMMLDVDFAALRSGFTRNLPFGLLIALVLLAEIVIAVSAWKAGPVTGAPVPTGNVQPNIVALGEMLYTRFLFPFELAGLILLVAMIGAIVLTHRSRGDVRGQKVSRQVDRVPGEATRNMQPGVGEGMSL